From a single Ignavibacteriota bacterium genomic region:
- a CDS encoding T9SS type A sorting domain-containing protein, translating into MLSASTGWVSGAGGTLYKTTNGGNNWTLVITGTPRILRAFHFRDEAHGWAVGDGGTVASTSDSGSSWSVATFTDTLAFNGVAFADSLTGVIVGRYGRVYRTTNGGALWTIQSIPTRSHLNAVAFHGRDSGWIAGDNGTILQTTDGGTAWRGTVSGTMVNLRCIAPTDARIQWIAGSSGTILRTPAATTGIDPDDVAAQPLMISLAQNYPNPFNPATTISYAVPRSTHGPGMVELKVYDLLGREVATLVHQPQGPGEYTVPFHATGLASGVYVYRLAIDGTTAARTMLLMK; encoded by the coding sequence ATGCTCTCAGCTTCGACCGGCTGGGTTTCCGGCGCAGGAGGCACGCTCTACAAGACAACGAATGGTGGGAACAACTGGACGCTCGTCATCACCGGAACGCCCCGGATACTCCGCGCTTTCCACTTCCGCGATGAAGCCCATGGCTGGGCGGTGGGTGATGGAGGCACGGTGGCATCAACATCGGACAGTGGCTCGAGTTGGTCCGTTGCGACGTTCACCGACACACTCGCGTTCAACGGGGTGGCGTTCGCAGATTCACTCACCGGGGTGATCGTCGGAAGGTACGGGCGGGTGTACCGCACGACCAATGGTGGCGCACTCTGGACGATCCAGAGCATCCCGACACGTTCTCACCTGAATGCCGTTGCATTCCATGGCCGCGATTCAGGATGGATCGCCGGAGACAATGGCACGATCCTGCAGACGACCGATGGGGGCACCGCGTGGAGGGGAACCGTCAGCGGCACGATGGTGAACCTCCGGTGCATCGCACCTACGGATGCCCGCATCCAGTGGATCGCAGGGAGTTCCGGGACCATCCTCCGAACGCCGGCGGCAACAACAGGGATCGATCCTGATGACGTGGCAGCGCAACCTCTCATGATCTCCCTCGCGCAGAATTACCCGAATCCCTTCAACCCGGCCACCACGATCTCCTATGCGGTGCCCCGTAGCACCCACGGGCCGGGGATGGTCGAGCTGAAGGTGTACGATCTGCTCGGACGGGAAGTGGCAACGCTGGTCCACCAGCCACAGGGTCCGGGCGAGTACACCGTCCCATTCCATGCGACCGGCCTTGCAAGTGGCGTCTATGTGTACCGGCTGGCGATCGACGGCACCACAGCGGCGCGAACAATGCTCCTCATGAAGTAA
- a CDS encoding DinB family protein, whose translation MRTLRLLLVPCLLSVAMLSSAFAGSGFQTDLLHHIEYVQKEIMDLENTVPDKKFSWRPAKGVRSVSEVYAHLAFANFMMAQIAGIKLPEDITITGPADAEKWEKTLTGKKELSERLVRSFEFLKASVKELSDADLEKSVEFFGNPMTVRSLFMLILSHQHEHLGQSIAYARMAGVVPPWTAARDAQGKGK comes from the coding sequence ATGCGCACACTCCGACTCTTGCTTGTTCCTTGTCTCCTCTCTGTGGCAATGCTCTCTTCAGCATTCGCAGGGAGTGGATTCCAGACGGACCTTCTCCACCACATTGAATATGTGCAGAAGGAGATCATGGATCTCGAGAATACGGTTCCGGACAAGAAATTCTCCTGGCGCCCGGCGAAGGGTGTCCGCTCCGTCAGTGAGGTCTATGCCCACCTCGCATTCGCCAACTTCATGATGGCACAGATCGCGGGCATCAAGTTGCCGGAAGACATCACGATCACGGGTCCTGCGGATGCAGAGAAGTGGGAGAAGACGCTGACCGGGAAGAAGGAGCTTTCGGAACGATTGGTCCGATCATTCGAATTCCTGAAAGCCTCGGTCAAGGAACTCTCCGATGCAGACCTCGAAAAATCCGTGGAGTTCTTCGGGAATCCGATGACCGTGCGATCGCTCTTCATGCTGATACTCTCACATCAGCACGAGCATCTCGGACAGTCGATCGCCTACGCCCGCATGGCCGGTGTTGTCCCGCCGTGGACCGCGGCACGTGATGCCCAGGGAAAAGGGAAGTAA
- a CDS encoding cytochrome b/b6 domain-containing protein, with protein MAARVRIWDLSLRVFHWTFAVCVVSALVIALTVDDDSAAFRGHMLAGLSAGFMLVIRILVAVVGGKFSRLRGLFFSPGETVKYLTGAITGTAQRYTGHNPGTANAALGMFVLVILLVVSGLTMSSELAEDAHKLFAYSMIGLIGAHLLGITLHTVRHKEAISLSMITGWKQGEEGAGLANAGSPTGLVIILLVVLWFFGLSSSFDFSTGKLRVPVTGQTISLGGETAGESDTPESEGSDQQDID; from the coding sequence ATGGCGGCACGCGTCCGGATTTGGGATCTGTCACTACGCGTCTTTCACTGGACCTTCGCAGTGTGCGTTGTCTCCGCTCTGGTCATCGCTCTCACCGTCGACGATGACAGCGCAGCGTTCCGCGGACATATGCTCGCGGGGCTCTCTGCAGGATTCATGCTGGTCATCCGGATCCTGGTGGCAGTTGTCGGCGGGAAGTTCTCGCGGCTCAGAGGCCTGTTCTTCTCCCCGGGGGAGACGGTGAAATATCTCACGGGGGCCATCACTGGCACGGCGCAGCGCTATACAGGCCACAACCCGGGCACCGCCAATGCCGCCCTCGGCATGTTCGTTCTGGTGATCCTCCTGGTCGTGAGCGGGCTCACCATGAGTTCCGAACTCGCCGAAGACGCACACAAGCTCTTCGCGTATTCGATGATCGGATTGATCGGTGCCCACCTCCTCGGCATCACCCTGCACACGGTGCGGCACAAGGAGGCGATCAGCCTGAGCATGATCACCGGATGGAAGCAGGGCGAAGAAGGTGCAGGCCTGGCGAACGCAGGATCGCCGACGGGGTTGGTCATCATCCTCCTCGTCGTACTCTGGTTCTTCGGCCTCTCTTCGTCCTTCGATTTTTCGACCGGGAAACTGAGGGTGCCGGTGACAGGACAGACGATCTCGCTGGGGGGTGAGACTGCCGGCGAATCCGACACGCCGGAGTCAGAAGGAAGTGACCAACAGGACATCGACTGA